A genomic segment from Diospyros lotus cultivar Yz01 chromosome 5, ASM1463336v1, whole genome shotgun sequence encodes:
- the LOC127802253 gene encoding protein MAIN-LIKE 1-like yields the protein MAPHVAVRRSLRSPHHKVWRVSEPPHREQPGTLDSSPPSAPKQPPTSASEQPPTSALDDTTELFLGGPEDPSILKSFKNHVAVSIWAGEERGVLKCNSHGQRIPDWPLANQQRIYDIVVRSQLAPLIESTYRFVNPTVVSAFSERWQPETNTFHLPFGEMTLTLDDVATILKIPVVGSPVSVPHLTGNEAQNLLCRLLGVSVVEAAGQIAETRGPYMKLDWLRKTFMNVPNSAPDEEMYNASRAYLLFILGCTLFVDKSGIMISISYIALLEDLSISSMYAWGAAYLAYLYRQLGIASRRDVKEICGYLTLLETWIYEHFSLTRSKHNLSYTDELPRAHRWLPVREYDSLQSLREQLDDLIEDQVIWTPYRRHRAQHPLHEIAFFSGCLKCGGVIEPYHPERVLRQFGHIQNIPPPPLSPIEAKRVELRQHIR from the exons ATGGCTCCGCACGTCGCGGTGCGGAGGTCTCTAAGATCTCCACACCACAAGGTGTGGAGGGTTTCAgaacccccgcaccgcgag CAACCAGGTACTTTGGACTCATCACCTCCTAGTGCTCCAAAGCAGCCACCTACTAGTGCTTCAGAGCAGCCACCTACTAGTGCTCTGGACGATACTACTGAACTATTTTTGGGAGGCCCTGAAGATCCATCCAttttaaagagttttaaaaatcatgttgctGTTAGTATATGGGCTGGAGAG gAAAGAGGTGTATTAAAGTGCAATAGCCATGGACAAAGAATTCCTGATTGGCCATTGGCAAATCAGCAACGTATTTATGATATTGTTGTAAGATCTCAGTTGGCACCTTTGATAGAATCCACATATCGATTTGTGAATCCTACAGTTGTGTCAGCCTTTTCAGAGAGATGGCAACCTGAGACTAACACATTTCATCTACCATTTGGTGAGATGACACTCACGCTAGATGATGTTGCTACTATTTTGAAGATACCAGTTGTTGGCAGCCCTGTATCAGTCCCTCATTTGACAGGTAATGAAGCTCAGAATTTACTTTGTCGTTTACTTGGGGTCTCAGTAGTAGAAGCAGCAGGCCAGATAGCTGAGACTCGGGGACCGTATATGAAATTAGATTGGCTGAGAAAAACATTTATGAACGTACCAAATTCAGCTCCGGATGAAGAGATGTACAATGCTAGTAGGGcgtatttgttatttatattaggTTGTACATTATTTGTGGATAAGAGTGGTATCATGATTTCGATTTCCTATATTGCATTGCTGGAAGACTTGAGTATATCTAGTATGTATGCATGGGGGGCTGCTTATTTGGCATATTTATATAGGCAGCTGGGTATCGCGAGTAGAAGAGATGTCAAGGAAATCTGTGGATATTTAACATTACTTgag ACTTGGATATACGAACATTTTTCATTGACTAGAAGTAAACATAATTTATCATATACTGACGAGTTGCCTAGGGCTCATCGCTGGCTTCCTGTTCGTGAGTATGATTCTTTGCAATCTTTGCGAGAGCAACTTGATGACTTAATTGAAGATCAG GTCATATGGACACCATATAGGAGGCATCGTGCACAACACCCACTGCATGAGATTGCATTCTTCTCCGGATGTCTTAAGTGTGGAGGCGTGATTGAGCCATATCATCCAGAGAGAGTTCTACGACAATTTGGGCATATACAGAATATACCTCCACCTCCATTATCTCCTATTGAAGCCAAGCGGGTAGAGCTACGGCAACATATAaggtaa